Proteins encoded in a region of the Anoxybacillus amylolyticus genome:
- a CDS encoding DUF2552 family protein: protein MNDKLKQIANIAKQKTWVSFMHENDPYSLLHWSIAGIYQEPKDVWLLQDEMTFTTTEFATLDEAIQWIKEHLPNVTEIL, encoded by the coding sequence ATGAATGATAAATTAAAGCAAATTGCCAATATCGCGAAACAAAAAACATGGGTATCATTTATGCATGAAAACGACCCATATAGTTTATTGCATTGGTCGATTGCCGGTATTTATCAAGAACCGAAAGATGTTTGGCTACTGCAAGATGAAATGACGTTTACGACAACGGAATTTGCGACGCTTGATGAGGCGATTCAGTGGATAAAAGAGCATCTGCCGAACGTTACCGAGATTTTATAA